The genomic interval TATCTGTTGGCACTCCTCCCCAGAACGTCTCCATGGTCCTAGACACTGGCAGTGAACTCTCATGGCTTCTCTGCTCCAAACCCAAGTTCCATCCTTTCGCCTCCTCCTCTTATTCCCCCATCCTCTGCTCATCCCCTTCATGCCGTTCCCAAGCCCGGGATCTCCCCATCCCTCCCAACTGCAACTCCACATCCCACCTCTGCCAAGTCTCTCTCTCCTATGCCGacgcctcctcctcctccggcACTCTCGCCACCGACCGCTTCCGTCTCGGAAACTCCCCATCCCTTCCCACCATCTTTGGCTGCATCTCCTCATCCTACTCTTCCTCCGTCGAGGACTCCAACACCGCCGGCCTCCTCGGCATGAACCGCGGTGCTCTCTCTTTCATAACCCAAACCTCCACCCGCCGCTTCTCTTACTGCATCTCCGGCCGTGACTCCTCCGGCGTGCTCCTCCTCGGCGACCCCAGCTCCACCGTCCCCTTCTCCATCCCCTTCAACTACACCCCATTGGTGGAGATTGCGCTTCCGCTTCCCTACTTCGACCGAGTCGCTTACTCAGTTCAACTCGAAGGCATCCGAGTCGGCTCCGTGTTACTACCGATTCCCTAAATCCGTTCTCGTTCCAGACCACACTGGAGCGGGTCAAACCATGGTTGACTCGGGAACTCAGTTCAGCTTCCTCCTTGGCCCGGCTTACGATGCTTTAAGATCCGAGTTCTCTCGCCAGACACGTGGCCTCCTCAAACTCCTCAACGAACCAGATTTCGTCTTCCAGGGTGCGTTCGATCTCTGTTTCCGAATCCCGGAACGAGTTCCGATCCCGAGACAGATCCCACCAGTGGTTCTCATGTTTCGCGGTGCGGAGGTGAGCGTCACCGAAGAGAGACTGCTGTATAAAGTGGCTGGCGAGAGGCGAGGGTTAGACGCGGTCTGGTGTTTCACGTTTGGGAACTCGGATTTGGTGCCACTTGAGGCTTACGTCATCGGCCATCATCACCAGCAGAACGTTTGGGTCGAGTACGACTTGGACAAGAGTCGGGTCGGGTTCGCTCCGGTCCGGTGCGACCTGGCTAGTCAGAAACTCGGTTTTGGAAATTGAACATTGCATCGGAGTTCGTGCTCGATGATGTTTACTGGGCTGCAGTCTTTTCAGTTTGTGGACAAGGTGCAGTGATACGACATGTCAATTTTGTACaactttttgcattttttttccttgttaatGTGAATATATACACATCGTTGACTAAAgtgcataattattaattttattaattaaaaatattattatggaCAGCTTCACATTAAGACCTAGGTGAGTAAGAACAAAAGCAATGTCTGGAACAATCTCAAGTCCTCGTCCTCACCAACGAATGTGGAAAATTTGACTTTGAAGATGTATACGTGGCGGCCATGGGTTGTTTGGTCAACACGGATGGCGTGAACAAAAACGCATGCATATGTATGTACGTACACACAATAAAATCCCCCACTGATCGGAGTACGCCGGTTACCCCCCGAACCGTACAAGATAGTTACCACCTATCCGGGTTCCATTCCCTTTCAGTCATTGTTAAGAAGCCAAAAGTACACATATTCAAATGCTCAACAGtgctaaaaaaattgaaatatttttttataaaaaaaattgtgtaaaTAATTTATCCTCGTTCAAGACAATTTTTCACTTTGATTAGTTGTTGAATTTGTAATCACTTCCCACTCAAATTTTGAGATTGAATTTGCTCACATTGtcatattaataaataacaaaacatcaaatcaatactaaaatatgtttgtttgtttttaaaatatatatgattaatctattttttcaaaaaattgtcAACTGAGATTGCATtaacaatttttcttaaaaaaatcatacacaaaactttgtgtgtgtgtgtatatatatatatttttaatatttttacatccTCTAAAAATAGTACAAAGATGAAGTTAAACGCAAAGTCAGTCTGGTGATCAAAATTCTGGGCCGGCCCATGTATATCACTATGCTTTACACGTGTCACCCCTCTCCAACACGTCATTCTTACAAGTCCCACATCACACCAAACAATCGGATATATCAAACCCCTACATTTtagcatatataataataataataataataataataataataatttcatttcatttctccTACTTCTCGCCCATTGTTGTGATCCTTCTCCCGAGATCGAGACGCTTCCTGCAAGAAATTGGGAAATTTGTTTGCTAGACAGTCTTAGATCGCTTCGTCTTTCTCCTGCGAGgtaaatttagggttttaattagcAATCTTCTGCTCAATTTGATGTATAGCTGATTATTTCTATAAATGTTGCAGATTTATAGTGATTTTTACCATTGTTCGTTGATATCTGGAATCATGAGCTTCGTTTTCCGAGGGAGTAGAGGAGACATTGAGAGCGGGCTCCGAGACTTCATCCCCGGGAGACGCGCTATTGTATGAATCAATGCGACCATTCAGTTTGTTGCTGgttttgtttgtgaattttAGATGATTATTGCATgatcttgtttctctttttgtttaGCGTTGGCATTCGGCAGCTCGACCAGTTCATTCCAACTCGATGACTTTCCTTGTTGCAGGTATTGTTAGACCAAAAAAAAGTTAGGTTTTTTATCCTAAATGAATGACCTTTTGCTGATAAAATCGTTTGCATTTCTGTGTTTTCAGTTCTGTTGCTGTTTATGATACTCAATTCGCATCAATTGTCGCCTAACTTTCTGGTATTttctgatttgaattttttttattgtcatgtTGGATTTCAAACTCAAATGTTTGTTCAAACTATGATTGAAGCTTTGGCTGGCATTGGGTGTGTTCTTGATGGCCACGAGCCTTAGAATGTATGCTACTTGCCAGCAAATGCAAGCGCAAGCGCAAGCTCATGCTGCAGCGGCTAGTGGGTTGCTTGGACATACTGAATTGCGGCTACATGTCCCTCCATCGATTGCCTTTGCCCCAAGAGGCCGATTGCAGGGGCTCAGGCTGCAGCTTGCTCTTCTTGATCGGGAATTTGATGATTTAGGTATTTGTTTCttgg from Dioscorea cayenensis subsp. rotundata cultivar TDr96_F1 chromosome 7, TDr96_F1_v2_PseudoChromosome.rev07_lg8_w22 25.fasta, whole genome shotgun sequence carries:
- the LOC120264285 gene encoding LOW QUALITY PROTEIN: aspartic proteinase PCS1 (The sequence of the model RefSeq protein was modified relative to this genomic sequence to represent the inferred CDS: deleted 1 base in 1 codon), whose protein sequence is MTTSTFIPFLFILLFSAAKSNPVILSLRTKKIPSLALMKPPNKLLFHHNISLTVSLSVGTPPQNVSMVLDTGSELSWLLCSKPKFHPFASSSYSPILCSSPSCRSQARDLPIPPNCNSTSHLCQVSLSYADASSSSGTLATDRFRLGNSPSLPTIFGCISSSYSSSVEDSNTAGLLGMNRGALSFITQTSTRRFSYCISGRDSSGVLLLGDPSSTVPFSIPFNYTPLVEIALPLPYFDRVAYSVQLEGIRVGSVLLPIPKSVLVPDHTGAGQTMVDSGTQFSFLLGPAYDALRSEFSRQTRGLLKLLNEPDFVFQGAFDLCFRIPERVPIPRQIPPVVLMFRGAEVSVTEERLLYKVAGERRGLDAVWCFTFGNSDLVPLEAYVIGHHHQQNVWVEYDLDKSRVGFAPVRCDLASQKLGFGN